In Physeter macrocephalus isolate SW-GA chromosome 9, ASM283717v5, whole genome shotgun sequence, the DNA window CAAGACATCGGagtttggaacagagaaaggttgattacagggccatgcaaggagacgggTGCTCATACCTTGAAAACGCCGAACTCCCagaaagctttcagcaaagcccttttataggaaaggtgagggaggggcgtggttagttgatgcagacttcttggtgtcagatccGTTGTTCTTgaggtcatgatgttcctgtaaacctcaccaaaataaatgttattctctgttctgacaagaaagggaagggaaggcattTCAATCTGTCTCCATACCTCCTTGCGGCTCTTAACACTTAACAAATTCTGTAAGCAAAGCGACATCATTACCCCTCATTTTACTTGTTCAAGGTCCCAAGGCTCGACTTTCGCCCTCTGAGGCCCAGGCCCTGGCTAAGGGGAAGGGGTCCCTGCGGGGGCCGGTTACCCTGCCCGGGAGCGTTAGTCCAGCACTCAGTCTGGGTCCTCCCGCCAGTGCCCAGCCCGACTGAAGAGGCAGAGCTCAGCTGGCAGCAccctcagggccaggtccccagaTCCTGCGCAGCCGTCATCACTGAGGTAGCCAAGCGCCCAGGACCCAGCCGGCCCTCAGGCTTCTCAGACCCCCCAGACGAGGGCCGGGTCCCACGGACGGTGACCCACGGTGACTGCCGCCGCCACTACGTGGcggaggtggggatggggcagaggTTCGCTGCTGCCTCAAGGCCTGCGCCCGGCCAGTAGGGGGCCATGGCGAGGGCTCTGGAGCTCTGCAGGACACAGCTCTCAGCCTGTCCGCGGGCCCCCCGGCTCACCCACCAGCCCGAGGCCAGAGGGCCTGGAAGGGAGAGCCCCTGAGAGAAGACCGCGATCCGCCTCTCACCACACTTTCTGTCATGGGGACCACAGCCCAGCTGACTGTCTGCAGAGAGAGACCGCTAACCGCAGAAAACTAACGGTCTCGAGGTCTCGAGGTCTCGCGCTAACCATCTCGGTCTCGCGCTAACAGCCGCCGCCCCGCCCCTATTACACTATTCTAAATTCTTTCCACTCTACCACGCTTCTTTAAGATCTAGTTAATTCAGTCAGGATAATAATTCAGTCATCAAATGTTTTAGCCTCTaaacctttccttttcttttaaactgtgtAGATCTAATGGTAAGGTATTCCATGGCTTTGCTGTGCCAGTTTCAGCATGGTTACCTATAGGCTGATATTTTGGCTGAACTAAAGCACAGAAAAGGTGGAGgcctttttttaaatgagagagggTTTGGCCCCTTCAGTTTGATTTAGTGTCCTGGGAGTCCCCCAAGTCCCTTAGAGCTGCATTGTTCTTGAACCAAATGTACTTCGTATGCATTTGGAGTAACTGATGTCTTCctaaaggaagaaggaatatgGGAGGCAGGGGTGAGATTCATCTTCAACAAAAAAGGACAAATCCACCTGAAGCAACGAGGGAAAGAGTGAGACAGCCTAGGGACAACTTTTACTCTCAAAATATGGCAGAGGCTGCTCAGGACACATTACAGCCATTCCCCAAAGTGGTCTGCAGGACAGCCGCCAGGCACTAGCCCAACAAAGATAAGGATTGGGTATAAGAGGATGGATTTGAAGTATTGTAATGGGGTGACAGAGGCTATGGTCTTGGGACCTGTGTCTTCTTGAAAAGGGCCCTGAATTCAGCATTGTGTATATTCCTCAAGAATGTGTTACTGCCTGTAGATTATCCATGTGAGAAATTTTGTGTAATATCTGGGTGGTCTCTTACAAAGACCCTGAACCCCATGTTCTGAAAAAGGTCATTGGCCACTGTACCAGAAGGATGTCAATCCTGGCTTTCCCTCCCAGAGAATTTAGGAAAaactgttgacccttgaacaatgccaGGGTGTTAGGGGTGTCAACCCACTGCTCAGTGGAAAATCCTTGTATAATTTCTAGTCAGCCCTGGCTATCCTTTCTCAGTATCCCCGGTTCTGTCTCAGAGGATTCAACCATCTGCTGACCtcgtagtactgtagtatttactattgaaaagtatctgcatataagtggacccacacagttgaaacccatgttgttcaacgGTCAGCTATTGATGTATACATAACATCAACGCTTCGATGTATTATCTCATCTAGTCCTTACACTAGGCCTGCAAATAAGCATCAAGAGTCCCTGCTTGCAGTTtacacattcattcaacatatattaagCACATACTGCATTTCAGACACTATGCTGGGGATACCGCGGTGATTAATACAGCTGCGGCCCCGACCCCTTGGAGTTTAATttccaaggaaagaaagaaaagtgacacgagaaggtttttaaaaatagcaagagGGTTAAGGTACCGAGAGAAGGAAGAAAGCGGGTATCGCTGCTCTGAGCCTGTCCCGGGCATTCCCCCAGCTCCCCTCTCCTACTTATCTTCCTATCTTCCCCCCTGCGAACTCCCCCCTCCGACCCCCTCTTCTCCACCTCCCCTCACCCACTCCCCCGCCTGGCCCCCAGAGCTGCCCATTTTCTTGCCTAGTCGTGCGAACGAGTAGGGAGGGGTGAGAGGAGACGGTGCGGGGGGAGAGGGCCCACGAGcccgccccccccagcccccccaccccacctggcaGCGTAACAGTCCTTCTCCAGCCCTGCGTGCGCCcacctcccctgctccctcccccgaCCCTATGAGCAGTCTGGCTCCACAGTGGGAAATGAGTCCAGTTATCCAACAAAATGTGCCCCCACTTTGACCAAGACGAAATTAAACGGCTGGGCAAGCGGTTTCCGGAGCTGGACTCGGACAGTTCGGGCGCTCTGAGCGTGGAGGAGTTCATGTCCCTGCCGGAGCTACAGGAGAACCCATGGGTGCAGCGAGTGACAGACGTCTTCAACACAGACGGCAATAGAGAGGTGGACTTCGGGGAATTCATCCTGGGGACCTCCCAGTTCAGTGTCAAGGGAGACAAGGAGCAGAAGCTGAGGTTTGCTTTCAGCATCTACGACATGGACAAGACGGCTACACTTCCAACGGGGTGCTCTTCCAGGTGCTGACGATGATGGTGGGGGACAACCTGAAAGGCTGGCAGTTACAGCAGCTCGTGGACAAAACCATCATGTCCTGGGCAAGGATCGCGATGGGAAAATATCCTTCCAGGAATTCAGTGCTGCGGTCGGTTGGAAGCCTGGAGAGCCACAAGAAGTTGCTGACAATCGTGTGAGCTTTTATAAGAGCACCACCCAACAACGacgttttctttcttctcaaagaTCAGCTCAAGAGGCCCAGCAACCGTCTCTCTGACCTGCTGGGAAGTATTTCTCTTTGTGAAgcaacattttctaacaccaacCTCTTGCCCACCTCAGTGTTATTTATTCTCCTGGGAACACCCTAAGTCAGGGAGAACATAATGAAGGAGCatgcggggggggcgggggggggaggaaaggaaatggCTTGCCCACCTCAGTGTTATTTATTCTCCTGGGAACACCCTAAGTCAGGGAGAACATAATGAAGGAgcatgcgggggggggggggaagaaaaggaaatggctTTTCTGAAcgtattttcttctttgttttgattCAGAGGCCAAACTATAAAGAGTGAAGAAGaacttttaaagttcaaaaataagaaaatatacatattttcctttacttctcaTGGTTTCATATGTGGGGAAAAATTCCAAAAAGGTGTTAGGTGAACTATTTTCATTTACTGTGGTGTTCAGGCATCTTTCGACAGATTGTTATCTACTTCTTGTAGCAACAGGGATGAATATATTCCTCTTGGCTGAGCTTCTTTTAATCACCTCTCTCTGGGCCACGAAAACCCATCTTTCCCTTCTGAAAGCCGTAGCCCACTCCCCATGGCACATCCAGAAATCCCCGAGCATGTCTTGAGGGTTAGGAATCCAGCTGGGCTCCTCCTGTCTCATTGCTCCAGCTCCGGAACAGTTTCTGTTCAGAGCAGAAACTCAGGCCTCTTGTCAGAAATGCTAAGACTGGACTAAATGCCCAGTCTAGCTATCAGTCTCAGTGAAGGTGGGTTTTCAGGGTTGGCTGCCCACTCCAGTATTAAGTTCAGTTAATGGGGCTTCCGCTCAAACAGGGCAGAGAACTTCGTAGGAAGCTCTCTTACCTCCAATACTCAGCCTCACTCCAGTTGGAGAGAATAGGCCACATTCAGAGACATTCTTCCCACAAGCAGAGGCAGTGAAGATTCCAGCTGCAGTGGACTCTCCCCAGGATGCTGAAGCGGTGTTGCTCCTGGCActcaaaagatgcagagatgAGCAAGTACACCTCTGCAGCAGCGGTGGACGCTGTCTACACTAAcaaagcttaatttttaaaatcagacctGGGCCTGGCAGGGAAGGCAAGAGCTCTCTCATGGTGGAAAGCCTTTTCTCTAATGTAACAGTCAGCCCAGTGTCCCTCACACCCTAATAAACCTGCAGCCAAGGGGTGTGCTGGAGCCTATTCATACTGGGTGAGAATCAAAGTGTGCACGTCCCTCCCCAACCCCGTGTTCAGTGATGTCATGTCGATCgcttgaaatcagccatagtGAGAGTAGTAAGTACCCcacagaaaaaagcaaaaagtttTAGTTGTTTTGCTTCTGCTTGTTTTGGAGAGCCAGTGTACCAGTAAGTACACTGCTGCCTGCACCCTAGATGTTACCAGCTCTCTGTGGTCTCACTTACTACTGTCAGATCCCGGAGAACAAGCTGTCCTCAGAAGAGCCGGGACAGGACTGTTCCCAACGTCTGCCACTTCACATCAGGCCTGTTTCTCACAGTGGTCCAATCCCTGTAGAAGGTGCTTAAGGCTCTCAAAATACCAGGACAATGAGACGTACTCTCCCTACACGTACATGGCCAAGGGACAAAACCCAGGTGATTTTTCTCCAGACAAAAAAGATCTGTTTCAAGATTTATTATCCTTATATTTCGAAGAGGCTGGTAGCTAGtcttccctgcccccatccccctgcaaaaaaaaaatcccaaaagtgGGACAAGTAAATCCACAAATTGAATTACTGTCAGAGCACCCATCTACCAAGGCACCCTGCCatactttttatttaagaaattactTATGAACCACAAAGAATAGGTATCCAGCCCCTTAACTTCCTGCGCAGtcctaaaaaaaatgtattaatgatCAGTAAATGATCCCAATCCTGTAGTTATATGAGTCTTACCCCCATTTCAGGGTAACAAAGTTCAAAGACTCAGACTGGGTTTGGATGCAGTTAGAACTGGGTTTTTATCACAGTCACTTCTTATTAGTTGTGCAAGCACGAGCATGTTACCTAAACTCTTTGTGTCATTTCTCCTAATTAAAATGAAGATCCATCCCCAGGTTATTTTGAGGATTCAAGAAGATTAAACATGTAAAGTGCTAGAGCACAACACTTTCACGCTACTCatgtccttcccttccccctttcgTCCTCTTCTACTAGATCAGTATACAAGGGAGAAGGAGGCCTCTTGGTTCCTTTTGAACGCTCACTTAGTACTTAGCCACACCCACTCTCAGATTAGCTGGACATTTGTGTGATCCTAATCCAGAAAGGAAACAATGGAAATAATGTCAAGATCCTCCCCACCCCTGCGTTTGCAGAGGGGATAACAGATGTCTTGactggagaaaatttaaaagagtgaGACTCTCATTCTAGCCCAACCTATTAGACTTTGTGGAGGAAACCCTGCATGAGAAAAGTGAGCTTGTGTAATGCCAGCGAAGAGGATTTCCGAAAGAGAGACATTATTTGTATACTCTGCAATGTGCACGTTAagatatggaaatttaaaattaggACTGAGAATTTGAAACATGTTGGATTACATGTTCAGATTTAACAAGAGGAGGAAAACTATTTCAGCTTCTAGAGTGGCTGGAATTCACAAGCTAATTGCTTGATCAGTCTACCTAATATAGTTACCCAAGGCTTTGTGGCAGTGACCTTGAACTGTGAGCCTGTTTCTAGCTTCAGCAACTAGAAAGATCTGACTGTATGAATATTTAGGAAGAGAGATCACATTTACTTCCAAATTAGAATGCTTTGATTCTTCTCTTTGTTAATTGCCAGTTGCCAACAAATCAAGTCCTGTACAGTTCCTTGGGGTAATAATAGTAGTTAATGCATATTGAACAGCTGTTCCAGGTCCCGTTACATTTGTTatatcatttaatcatcataacaacACTGTGGGGTGGGTGCTATCatctcagttttacagatgatgcTATGGAGAGATCTAGAATCTTCTCCAAGATAtcccagctggtaagtggcaaagTGAGGACTTGAACCAGGCTCTGTGACCCCAGATGCTGAGCTTTTTTCACCTCACCCCACAGCTTcctatttttatggtttttgtatTTACCTGCCTCAAATTATTCCTGATAGTCTTATTAATATAATcaaaccaagcctcagttttTACAAAGA includes these proteins:
- the PPP3R2 gene encoding LOW QUALITY PROTEIN: calcineurin subunit B type 2 (The sequence of the model RefSeq protein was modified relative to this genomic sequence to represent the inferred CDS: inserted 3 bases in 3 codons; deleted 1 base in 1 codon), translated to MVSPACAHLPCSLPRPYEQSGSTVGNESSYPXKMCPHFDQDEIKRLGKRFPELDSDSSGALSVEEFMSLPELQENPWVQRVTDVFNTDGNREVDFGEFILGTSQFSVKGDKEQKLRFAFSIYDMDXDGYTSNGVLFQVLTMMVGDNLKGWQLQQLVDKTIXVLGKDRDGKISFQEFSAASVGSLESHKKLLTIV